CTTTCCTATTCTTACTGACAATGTAACAGCCATCACAAAGTTCATAAAGTAATTACTTTTGCATTCCCTTTATCTGTGTTCTCCCCAACTAGTGGAGCTCCACACAGTCATGACTCACACAACACCTCCCTTTACATTCCATGGAAAATATGATTCAACCATTACCCTTCCTGTgggctttttttatttcccattCTTTCTAAACAGATGGTGTGTTGAGATGACCAATTGACAGTGTTGCATTAATCTAAATTACCAATGAAGAATGTCTTCACCACTGTTCCTACTTGCATCATTCTTAATGACTGTAGTCCTGCCTGTACATGTATCTTTACTGTGCTTTTGACATTGTTGATATTCCCTTTTGGATGAGAGAGTGAAGAGGTATTCTTATCACAGTATAGTGCACACTGTATCGATACACTActtatgtactgtatataagaTATGCAAATCCAATTTTCTAATAATCTTACTTGatataatgttttaaaatgaaaaaaatgtcagaAGAAACAAACTGTCTCACATCACAGTGGTGGATGGCGTCCATGGCCAGCAGGTTGTTGCCGTGGTGAAGCTGGAAGTCGATGACCTCTAGGGCAGCCTTCACCTCGGCAACCTCTCTGGTTTGTCCCGGGCCGCACTCCATCATCATGTCCTGCAGTAGCAGACTGTACTTACTGATCCGCTGCACGGGCTTCAGCAGGTACGAGGACAGGTCCATCTTATCCCCCAGCTTCAGTTGCTTTTGCTGTAGAGTGAGGGTAAAGCCAACGGGATAATGTCAAAACTGAGCGGAGAACACGCTAACATCAAGTGGATGGGAAGACATCCATCGTGACTAAAATCATGTAGTGAAAGGCATtgctcttttcatttctttttcacctTGAAGAAAGCCTGTCCATGGTTGATGAGAAGACTATCAGACTGTGGTTTGTTCTTGCTATAAAGGGCATATAAAGCAAAGCTCTCTCTCTAAAACGAAAGGGATACATGAAGACCATTAGGCATATTCattatcagcaaaaaaaaagaagaatgattCACAGTTAAATGGAGACGGCTGTACCGTATCAGTTCACAGCTGTACTTCTTATTTGCAAAGAATGAGGTAAATGATACCAAAGCAGTTGTTTACATGGCTACAGCTAGTACACATCTGGAAATGACATTTTTGCTTAATCATCGATATTATGGTTTAAAACAGGAAACCATGAACTACTTCTTGACATTCATGTCAAGAAGTAGTTCTTCATACTAAAAGACTTCAtacttttgtacttttgtgTCATTAATTCTATTGGCACCTACATGTCTTAGGAAACATCGTCCCACTCTGAAGGGTTCATCCACGCAGCTCTCCAACTCATTAAGGAAATGATGGTGGTGGAAGTCGTGGAGTTTTTCTAAGTTGCCGAAGACGCTCCCCCTCCGGCCCCTGAGGTCCTGAGGAACGTCGGGCCTCTCTAGCTCAGAGAAGTAGTGCTCTCGAACATAGCCCAAGGCCTTCACGTACTGCCTCTCTGtggacagcagctcctccaaGATCATCTGCACTTTCCTGTTCCAGAGGAAATAAAGAATGTGAAATCACACATAGGACATAACTTAACCTACGTGAGCCAGTTTTACATGATTTATTCAAAACTGTCCTGTCCTCCAAAACTATTTATCTGAGTGTTGTTTAACTAGAGAACAATTATGTCATTCATGAAAAGAACCATGTCATTTGGTGCTTTGTTGGAGCCTTAGATTACAGCTAAAGGAGAGAGGTGTTACTTACAAAACATTGCTTCCactgttttctgtctgtgtgagtaATGTCTCTGAGGTCCTTAAATCTTTAGGGCTCTGGGTGGAGACTGTGaatcctccaccctcctcttcaTTGCTGTCTCTTTTTGACTCGCAGCTCAGGTTTCCTGACCGTACAGTCTCACTATGGGAAATGGGCAGATTTTGGACGGGCTGCAGATTTTGTTCCAGTGGCTGCGTTTTGCTCTGACAGTGTTTATGTCGGACATTCAAAGGTGAAAAGCCAGAAGTGCACGTCAAACGAGAACATACGCAAGAGCCCTCGCTCAAGGACCGACCCAAAGATTGGTGCAATGGAAAATCACCGCCCCCTTCAACTGAGTGTGTGCTCCTCAGATCTGCCTCACTGTGGTGCTCTCTTGGCCCATGTCTGGTTTCTGGGTGACAATCAATGCATTGTGGAAAGAAATTAGCAATTTTCTCAGTTTTAACTGCAGCTTCAGGTAATTCCTGCCCTTGAGATTCTTCTTTCGTGTCGTGCTTTAAATGATGGTTGAAACATGCCGCCGTCGTTCTTTGTCCTTCGCTTTCTGCGATCTTAACAACCTCTTTCTGAGAGGTACGCTGCTGCGTTAGTGAGCTTTCGTCCTCCCCCACTtcagttatttttttctccttctccatttCTCTATCTTCCGCTTGAGGATTTGCAGCTGTGAGCTGCTGGATCTGGTTCttatctttctctttctttagcATCTCCTTCAGACGCTGCCCAACTTCTTGGCACTGGACCAAAGCTGCATTCCACACTCTCATCACCCCAGAGGCCCCTGACCCCATGGCACAGGTTTCAGCTTTCAGAGCCTGGAAGTGTGGGGTGGAGAATTTGCCACCTAATCTTTCTTCATACATCTGGAGTGTTCTCAGGGTCGGAGCTGGGTAACACCCCTGCTCTACCTgttccaaaaaatgaaaacattcctTGGCCAGGGCAGCCGCctagacagagagaaagaaagagaaatttaaaatataaaggTTAACATAAATCAGTATATGTGAAGAAGGGATGTGAAGAAAGACAGAGATTTAGATGTCTAGTGTCAGATCAGCGATGTTCACAGAGCAATGACAAAACACAAACCTCTTCACAGAAACGGTGCACACGCACCAGTGTGTCCAGTTCGTTGTGCCTTTGCTCTGCACACAGCATAAAGTCATCCACATTGGATTTGAAGGTGCTGACAAGAGTACGAAAAACTGTTGCGGGACTGGTATCACTTGTGCCAACGACTGCCATTGCATCTCTCACTAGGCTCAAAGCGCATTGTTGTTTGTCCTGGAACAAATCATAACATGTCACGTGGAACCGACTCCCCAGCAAGTCTCTAATCTACTATTCCTTGTTAACAGTGTAGTGAACTTACATATTTTTCAACTTAGAACACTAACACACAGATGGCCAAATAAGGTAGCTTGTCTTATTTCTGAACCCTTGTTGTTACTGTAAATTCTGGACTATAGAGCCGCACAACCTAAATTTAGAACGAATAAGCCGCACCGGTCTATAAGCTGCAGGTGTCCACGCGGCAGAAAAACGTCTACTGGCGCAGAGTCGTCCATGCCGGAGATGTCTTTTTGTCTCATATAACTGAGACCACGATGGTCGACCTCTAAAATCTTCTTTTCGGTGGCGAATGTTTTGGCTTTCAGTCGGATCTGCACCTCCGGCCGtctgctctctgtgtgttcaGCCAGTCTTCAAGAACGTTTTCAAGTTCAGGCCATCTGCTTTTAGTTCCTCTGGAAGCTTTTGTCGTCTTTTTACATCAAGAGCGTTCTTCACATTGCCGTCTTCAACGTCTCACCATTGATTCATTAATCATTAATGATTCATTAAAGTTTACGTCAAGTcgctctgtttccttctccgtCAGCCAGATTGGTTGCCCGTAACTTAAATGCTGCATCATATACATTCCTACGTGTTTGAATATGATGCGCAAAATGGCTGTTCGAAACACAATCAAACGTCTTCCTCTGCGCTTTATCTCTTGCACCTAAAAAATGGCCCCTAAATAGCTtgtaaaaaaagatacattAGCCACACCGTTGTATAAGCCGCAGGGTTCAAAGCTTAGGAAAAAAGTAGCGGCTTATAGTCCGGAGTTTACGGTATATAACTTAATTGATATACCTTAGACTTAGTGAGAAACACATCAAAGTGCAGCAAGGCCTTTTCAGTGCACACCGGGGGATCCTGTGTTGTGTAAGAGTCCTTCAGGCTCTGTTCGCCTTCTGCTTTAAACCACATACCAGCCTGCAAAACGTAATTTAGAAGTGTTATACAAGGGTCTTATTTTGTGAGAACCACAATAATACAAATGTTTGATAAAAGACCAACTTCCATCTCCTTGGATTAAATAACATAAGAATGGATTTCCGCAATATGTTGAaacaacatgttgtttttttttacagattgtGTCCGGTTACCGTGCAAATTTTGGCCTCCATCTCTCTGAGCCTGAAGAGGAACTCAAGGTGCAGGAGAGACTCATTTGATCTCATCACCAGAGTGTGaagcttctcctccacctcgttATATAGACTAGTCACTGACTCCAGAGCATCTCTGTAAGGACAGTGTTTACAAAGTTACAAAAGGAAAATCTCTAACCACTTGAATTGCATTGTAAGGTAGCCTTTGTAACTTCCTTCTTGGGCTCAATACACATTTGTTAAGTCAGGACACCCACAGAAGATCAAGCAATAATATGTGACATTATGATTTTACTACACCTAACTACACAAGCCCACTCGCTTGCTGCTCTGATAAATTGCGGTACCATACTGCTAATTACAAACGGCCTGCATAAATATTGTAGGCATATTATGATCTAATAATCTTTAAATATTTAGgcatgaaaacagaaaacaacaaaacatggtTCAATCAtcaccaaaacattttttaaaggataaaatatatttttaattggtAAAGAAATTAGTCCAAAATGTGGTGGCAATGAAGGCTACATATTTGAAAAGTTTCTTCAATGAATGAATCAGTGTAGATGCAACACAATGCAGGTGGAATGGTATTTAAACACTGAGTAATGGTCATATATGAGTGCGGATTGGGACAAGAATGAGAAAatagaaatagagaaaaaagaCTATGATATTATCTGGTACCTGTAGTCCTCAGACTGCGGAAATCTgtactcctctctcctcattctGGCCAGAGCGGCCCCTCCTTCTCTTTGCAGAGCAACCAGTCGAGTGTCTTCCAGCACCTCTCTCATTGAGGCCTTCTGTTCCTGGATGCATTGTTGCACTtcctgcagcagcggcagcaagTAAAGTCAACACGGCTGATCTGTTTCAGAATGAACTGTGTGACTTTGCACGATGAACATGTGTAATCTACCTGGGCCGTGTCCATCGTCTTGCTGCAGTCTACTTTATTGATGGCCTTCTGCAACAAGCTGTCGGCCCCTCGCAGCTCAGCCATGAAGGCCACCAGTCtctgaaatgaattaaatgtagGATGCGTAGAGGTTAAAAAAATGATACATCGTAATGAACCCAAGAGCTTTCAGTTGAAGAGACACAACATTTCTGCCATCTGCTGCCCACACAGAGCTCAACATGCTGCAATATGCAGggactgcagcagctgctgtacGTGACAAACTGTGGCTGCTTCTCGCCGATCTGCAGTTTAATCCTGTAACGTGATAATGTGACAATCAGTAAATATTCAGTACCTGATGGAACTGCAGCCAATCGGTATGACTGTAAGTAAAGGTCCCtcccaggtcagaggtcagctgggAAGCTTCGACTGTCTTGTTTAGGGCTTTCATAGAAGTCACCATATCCATCTTATGGACAAATGCAAAAACAAGGTTCGGCAGGCAGAAAAAGTATCACTCATCTCTATAGTGAAAATCAAAGgatcaaagaaaaacatgaaaattgGTATAATTTCTAACCTGTAAACCTGGCTGTTTTTCAGGTCGTGGACAAGTGTCTTTGTCCACCAGCGTCACAATACTGTGGACAGCATGAAGAGCCTGCTCCTGTAGCAGATGGTCAGTAAGTTAAAGAATGTCCTATCATTAAATGAATaagaatgaattgaattgatgaaTTGAATGAATGCAATAGTCTCTTATTATACTATCACTGACCTTCTTTCTCAATTATCAAGGATGTGTGCAATAGGCCCTAGTTGGTGTTACTGTGTCTTTGATAAAGTTGCTTTTCATTACTGTTAACAAATCATAAACTTGAAATGAACTTGTACTTGTGTATTGTAGATTCTATCACAAATCAAGGAATTTGACGGACAAATTCTGCCAGCCTCAGATAACTGGGTTTGTGATTGGTGGTTTGGTTGAGTGCATGCAACTTATGCAtaacagctttttgtttttgcttactTGGGCCATCAGCAGAGCTTTGTAGAGGTGAAGTGTAGGAGGCTTCTTTCTGGAATTGATGACCAGAGTCATTCCAAGCTCTCGAACTTCTTTCCTACAAAAACATTGGATCATGTCAGGGCACATTCAAACATTATGATCTCATCAcagtatgtttttgtttgataagCGGCTTATATGCTTATTTACTTATTTCACttccatttatcttttttatctctctttgacatatacacacatacttcTTCACACATCCTATTCCACACTTTGACGCCTTTCCACACCCTCTTCATGGCCTCTTCTTGGGTTACTGCTGTTTGAGCCTACAGAAGACATAGCTAATTCTAGCAAGACGTTGCATACCAGACAGTTGGCAGACAGCCTGGACAGAGACTTTTGTTTTGGGGCTCTTAAGTGGGGACAGAGGAAGGCCAAGCTCTCTAGTGGAATGCCTTTTTGACTTAAAAGACTCCCTTTAATCCCATGTAAACAAAAAGCAACGTTAAAGGGATCGCTAGTAAACCATCCAGGAGTATTGACACTGCTTTGGCACAATGGTCAGTGTTACAGCCAGCTATTTTTAAAGTATACATTTGACTTTGACAGTGATACTGCATGAAATTATGTTTTCTTAATTGTAAAACACTAGCTAGGAATGGACCTGGAAGTAGGATTATGCGTCATATCATTCAAAGCATGCAATGGACACCTTAGCTCACATATGTCAAACTTTGACACCCTTGCTGTAGCTATTTAAATGGTATCTGTTGCCCTCTTGTGGTCAGACcttttattacatgtcattacaaCTACAGCTTTTGTCTGTTTAGCAATTATCTTCTCAAttttaaatgatcaattatttttgttatggAGGTAGCTAATAGTCATTGTTTTTAGTACCTTGGTATGGAGTGTAAGTAGAGTAGTAGTTCACAGACACTCTGGACTGACACTAGACTGGATGTCCACTCCTTTTTGTCACCATTGACCTCAACGACTGCCCTGCCCGTCCTGTCCCTGCTGCCTGAGGGTTTgtaggacagaaaaaaaaggtgagggatgtATCATCTGTTCTCTTTTCAAAAAGGTACAGGCAGTGACTTTAAGTAAAACAATtatgatatatgatatgatatattatGATGATAGGTTGGGGTAGAtaagaattaaattaaatttgtcTTTTTGAGATACAGCAATCTTACAGTTGACAGTATTTAAGTGAACGCTCAGAAATCAAGTACCTGGCAAACAAATAATCCCCAGTtcaagcattccaacaatgtcTCTGAACCATGATTCCTGGGTCTGAGCAGGCTGGTTAGAGTCAGAACTTGTTGATAGAAGTTGAAGTTGTGCAGGTGACGGCTTTTCTATCTTCGAGTTATGTACTTTGGAGTCTGGTCCATCCACGGTAGAGGGAATTTCCCTCCTACTTAAATGGGAATCTGCATGAcattacacacaaaataaatataatccCACAAAAAGgtatagaaaaaagataaactACAGGAAAGTACAAAGTATCATTGGATTATtgcaactgtgtttttttttcttctcataacTTGATTTTAGTTCACCTATGTCTCATAACGACATTCCTGAGACtgagtttttttgtgtatgAATTAATGTTTGTGAATTTCCGATCCTGTCCAGCAAGCCACTTCCCACTATAAGTAATTATTCAGTGCTTCATTCATACATATAAACAGACCTCATTCAAAATGCATCCAGCTGCACTGCACACCTTTAAACATTGAACATGGTCTCCGTAACAAAACCCTGCAATGGCCTGGCTACTAAGCCTGGCTTTGATTTCAGACATCGTAATTGGCTTCTCCTTAGGGCCAACAAAGCCTTGCCTGTGTTCTTTCTCTTTGCTGATCTAATAGTCTATGACAAGCATGTCTCCAGGCAAGATCTCAACATGCCCCTCTGAGGGCATCCGGGTGCATGCCAGCGGGGCGCAGGGGACACAGAAACCTCCTTTTTGCATGTCATGCTGTCTCCCTGCATTAGAGGAATGCTCCACTCTTACTTTTGGGGTTCAGGCTCTCCCTTTCATTGGGTGCGGTATGGCATTTCCGGTCCCTCCCTCGGTATTGGTAATAATGTGAATGTAGCCAAAGCACCGGACAATAGTGGGAGCTGGCTGTAATCTAGCTCGATGTTTGACATTTGAACCCTCTTTGTGAAGCACCTTTATGATCTCAGTGGAGCACATTCCCTCAAGCACGCAAGGTCACGCTTGAGTTTCAATCACTCTGTTTGGTGTGAATGTTCAGTGGCCCTTTGAGCATTGAGCAACAGATCGTAGCAGATGCTGTGTGTGCAGTAATAACAAGgtccaaacaaatgaaaagagaacaaaagtGGTCTGAACAGTCCGCCTTACCTTGTTTAGGGGAGTTCAGTCTTTCCAGCTTTAAAGTCACTTGTTCCAAGAGATCAGCTTTCTTACACTGCATTATGCTGGTGATTGTCTGAGGGCAGATATCACTGTGGCTCCTGTTGTTGACTTTGTAGAGAAGCGGACTCCCTTTAGAACTCTCCGACACAGTGGACAGAGACCTcaccttgtttttttgtttccctgaTGGTTTCACAACCTCCACTTTATGAGGTGGTTTTAAGTCACCATCTGATCCTGAATGTATACCAGTATTTTGTCCTGATTGATGGGAAATAAGTTTCATCTGAACCTTGTGACTCTGGCTCAAACCAGGCGTTGATTTCAAAATCTTTGGTGATTCCTTCATTGGATTTTCTGACCTGGAACTCGTAGGAAGGTCTTTGAGATGAGATACGAAGTTCTCTGGTGTTGCTTCGCAGCAGTGTTTACATTGGCTGAGCTCGTTTTTTATCAGAGGTTTATTACAATTGTTGCAACAGCTTCCAAGTTTGTCTCTTTGAGCTTCAAATGCACCATTGGCTCTTAACTGTGGATCCTCACAAAGGACCACCTCCTCCAGGGTAGCCAAAAGCTCTACACTGCCCCTCTCAAAAGCAACTGGATTTCTCAGCGCTGCCACGTACGAGTCTCTGTACCTACACTTTAACTCTTGATCTGTGGGCTCGTGCTCCAGCCTTCTCTGGCTGCATGGTGTACGAGGATCCTCTGTGTACTGAAGGTTGCGTCCATAGGGAACATTATTCCCAAGTGGTACAGGTGGCGGTGGTCTGACGGGTTTGAACAAACCAGAATTTTGTGAATGTGAATGGCTGCTGCTCTGTTTATCCACAGGCTCCGTGCCCGTGGCAATATCTACCAGGTCTACATAATCACCCTCAACCCCTTGATAGTTACGACTATCCCAGGTATTTGGAGAAACCCAACCCACAGGTTTGATTAAAGGTGTGGAGCGGGATTTGGAGGTTTGTCTTTCGTGATCCATTCTGATAAGTTTAGAGGAGCAGTCAACAGGCCTCAAAGACCCTGGCATCCTGTCTTTTGGGGGAACCATAATGGCTCCCATtggcagggtggaggaggtaaAACGGGAGGGAACCGAGATTTGTTTTGGCTCTGGAGGAGGTTCACGATAAGTAGGCATAACCTTGGGCTTGTCTAAAAACTCCGGGATGGCAATTTTTTCCCACGGCACCTTGATTACTCCTTGATCTGTACAAAGCAAACAGCGTGACAGAGGTGTCTCCTGGCGCCCTTCATTGATCTCCTGTAGCCACTTCTCAGTGAAGATGCAGGGGTAGGACGTCTCGGGGACGGGTGTCTCCTCCACTTCTCGACAACCCTCCTCCAGAAGACTTTTGAGGACAACACGAGCTGCTTGGTCCCCAAAAGGCTCCACCTGTAGATAAAAATCTCCAGGACGCAGCAGCAAAGGGTTCACAGGTGCTAACTGAATGATGGTTTTGTCATGGAGACACAGAGGCCAGCCTTCACAGCGGAAAACCACATCTGAGTATCCAgcctaaaaaaaagagaaatgtgtaatctttgtttgatttgctctattttctatttttcttattgttttctAGCATTGTCTTGCCTCCTATATCTAAATCTCAGTCATTAGTACAATTCTATCAGAAAATACTTAAATTAGATCCATTACCAGTATAATTAGAAACAATCATGATTTTAGAAAActtaaaagcaaaatgaagttCTCCAGTGTTTTCTCACAAATGTGGacatttatgaaaaaaaaataaaacgtgtgAGTGCAGATGTACAGAGATATATTTGATACTCACACATGCTGCCTGTTGGACACTCTCCAGCAGGTGTTTGGAGGGGATAAGGAAGTCCAGCAGACATTGTAACGCATCGCCGTGGTAACGTTCCTCAATGGTGCGAAACAACTGGCTGAGAACGATGGGTGCTGTGGCCTCGAAAGGTGGGAAGAGGGCAGAGAGGGCACCTTGGATTGACGAGTCAAGAGATTCAGGgttctggaggaaaaaaagacttcAGTCACATGCCATGTGTGATAACATTATGCTTTTTAAAGACTGAGGACATTACATAAGGGGATGATACTGCCTTATTCAGTAGCAAGTTATCCTTTTCTGAGaactaaatatatttgatttttaaGCAATTCTTTTCTGCATCTAAAAGCCTGTTTCAAAGTCACAGGAACTCAAACCCCTAATACTAAGAGTGCAGGGAttacaaaaaatgaatgtacatgtaatgtaaggggtcgtcgtggcgcagggggtagagcgggtgctctgggaaccacaaggttggtggttcaactccctgagcaagacacctaacccctaattgctcccttggcaaaatgtaaaaaggccctgggtttaaattgtaatgtaagttgctttggataaaagcgtctgctaaatgacctgtaatgttgaAAGCTAACCAGCAATGTCAGTGGATATAAAAAGGAGTGGTTTGTGGTCTACACATTCTTCTCAAATGAGAATTGTATTGTATATTGTGAAGCACATGAGACTAAAACTAAATTTAATTCAGGTCCATTGAATCTTCAATTAAAAGTCTTATCTCACATACTCAATACATACTAATAATACCAATAAAAACAGCTGCCTCAAACAGAAATCCTGGCATTACAGGTAATAAATACCGTTGCGTGTGTTATAAATCACAATACAATAGccttttttatgtttgtgtATTCTACTGTACTGTTTGTAGAATGCATATGAAATGTAGTACACTGGGTGTGTAATGTGGACAAGGAATTTAGAAAATAGATGTTATTCTAACACAAGTATTTTGAGAAGGTCCACATGGCCAAGTTAACCAAGATCAAAGGCTCTGAAGATGCAACATGACCGGACAAATATTTTTCTGGGTCTTATACCCCCGGCTGTTCATGCCTCTGGGAATTTTTGGGCTTCAaagtttagaagaaaaaaaaatgttgcaataGTAAATTATCATCACCGTAAAAGGATAGGGAAGGGTATTTTTTTGACCCTAATAAAAGTTTCCCAACTTATCTGATGATAAGTCTGTTCTGCATGAGTATATGCAACTTGTTTCATGTCTTTCCAGGATCTGCTTCATTTAAACTGTGTTTGTAAAGGACCAGGACGCCACTGAAATGCTCATCCGGTCAAAAATGCCCTTAAAGAAACAACGGCGTGAATTATTGACAACAACACACTTGGTGTCTGCGTTTACTGCATGTGCAAATGTCTGCACTAGATAAGCTGTTTGCAACTCGGCTACGGGTGGCGTCAACCAAAACACACATAGTAAAAATAAGcaatctttaaagcttttttgGTGAACCAAACCCACTGCACGACTTTGAGGAAGGGGTTTTGAGACACGATGGCGGTTTACGTATACTAGTAGAGCAACTAGGCATTCAATGCAAATACTGTACTTTTGATCCAATCGTGCACTATAGGACCTAATTTACTTTGTATGTTGTCTGTAAATTGTCAAACAAtcattaatcatttaaatgaaacaatCATTTTGCAGTAAAATTTCGTAAACAAAGCGTAAACCCTTTGGGATGCTTTCAGCTTCACGAAAAGCAACCTGCAGGTCAGCATGCTTGCATAATTAAAGTGGCAGCGTTTAGCAGGTATAACATTGACCTTATCCACCATTCTAGCAATTAATCAAGTTAACAATTTGAGAATAGTCATTAATTTGCAAGTAACCATTTTTAGGCAAATCTTTGGCATATCGTAATTTCATACCAATGACCGCACCAGTTGAATAATGGATCGGCAaagattttcttatttttatgtatgtgtttttatgttccTGCTTTTATCATTTGTAAACTATGTAAAGCAGTTTGGTTTACTGGACTTGCTTTGCCTTTCAATTTAGCATTAAGTAGTAATATCTAATatatatctaaaataatatcTGCACAAAACCGTATATATACATTGTATTTGGctatacattaaaaaagttcaaaaaacaaaaatgtgaccTTTTCTCGCCATTAGTCTCTCTATAATGCTCTTCATAGGTAGGTAGGTGTTTAATATAACTTTCACAGTCATGTCTGATTTGATAGAGGAGTACAGAACTTATGCTCATTTTGCACCTGGAGTGTAAACTGAGATGTGCAGTTTGGTTCTTTCATTCACATCCAGTACAGTCACATAAAGACTTGTGTCTTGAAAAGAGTGGAAAATATGGATTTGACGGCCAATCTGGATCAGAACAGATCTTATCTGCTAACCAAAGCAGGTGTGCTATACAATCAGTTCTCAGTAACCTGCTGTGTCGATCTCCCAGCCCCACAATAGGGTCCATTTTTAGCTCCCCTCCTGATTTAGCTTGATGGCCTGactgagaccagagaccagcGGAGGGTAAACACAAGGGCAGCAGCTTCAAAGACTTCACACTGGTTGGCGCTAGGACTGTGATGACTGCTTGGCTTGAGGGTGGCTTACTTTAGGCAGTACCTTGGACAGTCTTGAAACATTAGAGAACAAAGGTCATAACGTGGTTTCACATTTTAGTGAATAATTCACCAATTCCTTAAACTTTGATTTTGTGACTTAACTTAGTGTTGCATTCCCGGTTCACTGAAGCCTTGGTATTGTGCCTTTAGATTCAAGGTGTTTTTTGCTCAAATAAAGCGTACAGCATTAAATGTGGGCTGTTTGGTACAAATCAATGTCAACATTGGACACTTAGTATGCTAAGTCCTTGTATCTCTTGTAGACATTGCATGTCTTCAGTGGAGAAGAATGCTTCCTTTTTTCTGATTGCGCACATCTGTCACAATAGATTAGGAAATGGAGAACAGAATACCTTCGAGGCTG
The Gasterosteus aculeatus chromosome 17, fGasAcu3.hap1.1, whole genome shotgun sequence DNA segment above includes these coding regions:
- the quob gene encoding quattro → MNPESLDSSIQGALSALFPPFEATAPIVLSQLFRTIEERYHGDALQCLLDFLIPSKHLLESVQQAACAGYSDVVFRCEGWPLCLHDKTIIQLAPVNPLLLRPGDFYLQVEPFGDQAARVVLKSLLEEGCREVEETPVPETSYPCIFTEKWLQEINEGRQETPLSRCLLCTDQGVIKVPWEKIAIPEFLDKPKVMPTYREPPPEPKQISVPSRFTSSTLPMGAIMVPPKDRMPGSLRPVDCSSKLIRMDHERQTSKSRSTPLIKPVGWVSPNTWDSRNYQGVEGDYVDLVDIATGTEPVDKQSSSHSHSQNSGLFKPVRPPPPVPLGNNVPYGRNLQYTEDPRTPCSQRRLEHEPTDQELKCRYRDSYVAALRNPVAFERGSVELLATLEEVVLCEDPQLRANGAFEAQRDKLGSCCNNCNKPLIKNELSQCKHCCEATPENFVSHLKDLPTSSRSENPMKESPKILKSTPGLSQSHKVQMKLISHQSGQNTGIHSGSDGDLKPPHKVEVVKPSGKQKNKVRSLSTVSESSKGSPLLYKVNNRSHSDICPQTITSIMQCKKADLLEQVTLKLERLNSPKQDSHLSRREIPSTVDGPDSKVHNSKIEKPSPAQLQLLSTSSDSNQPAQTQESWFRDIVGMLELGIICLPGSRDRTGRAVVEVNGDKKEWTSSLVSVQSVCELLLYLHSIPRKEVRELGMTLVINSRKKPPTLHLYKALLMAQEQALHAVHSIVTLVDKDTCPRPEKQPGLQMDMVTSMKALNKTVEASQLTSDLGGTFTYSHTDWLQFHQRLVAFMAELRGADSLLQKAINKVDCSKTMDTAQEVQQCIQEQKASMREVLEDTRLVALQREGGAALARMRREEYRFPQSEDYRDALESVTSLYNEVEEKLHTLVMRSNESLLHLEFLFRLREMEAKICTAGMWFKAEGEQSLKDSYTTQDPPVCTEKALLHFDVFLTKSKDKQQCALSLVRDAMAVVGTSDTSPATVFRTLVSTFKSNVDDFMLCAEQRHNELDTLVRVHRFCEEAAALAKECFHFLEQVEQGCYPAPTLRTLQMYEERLGGKFSTPHFQALKAETCAMGSGASGVMRVWNAALVQCQEVGQRLKEMLKKEKDKNQIQQLTAANPQAEDREMEKEKKITEVGEDESSLTQQRTSQKEVVKIAESEGQRTTAACFNHHLKHDTKEESQGQELPEAAVKTEKIANFFPQCIDCHPETRHGPREHHSEADLRSTHSVEGGGDFPLHQSLGRSLSEGSCVCSRLTCTSGFSPLNVRHKHCQSKTQPLEQNLQPVQNLPISHSETVRSGNLSCESKRDSNEEEGGGFTVSTQSPKDLRTSETLLTQTENSGSNVLKVQMILEELLSTERQYVKALGYVREHYFSELERPDVPQDLRGRRGSVFGNLEKLHDFHHHHFLNELESCVDEPFRVGRCFLRHRESFALYALYSKNKPQSDSLLINHGQAFFKQKQLKLGDKMDLSSYLLKPVQRISKYSLLLQDMMMECGPGQTREVAEVKAALEVIDFQLHHGNNLLAMDAIHHCDVNLKEQGQLIRQDEFLVIFRKKKCLRHIFLFQELILFSKTRKTDVGNETYIYKQSFKTSDVGMTQNSGDSGLCFEIWFRKRKTQDTYTLQAASREVKDAWTKDLERILWEQAVHNREVRMQERVFMGIGNKPFMDIQPSDAAINDRAVNYVPMGRENRVLPCMGSRDSRDRLPEGRPKSVGSGCSSSSSSSSGRSSLSPVGYMCVPKRRGAGGGLGGYVSPAGALEEDDLDHENGSHNLLLDSSESSGESVSGFSSSSHSSLVSASMIIVKETAVAPGTEASAVFGKTKPPVAPKPKTKPQHQAKDLLCGEVQNTSVGKSTDV